Within Ovis aries strain OAR_USU_Benz2616 breed Rambouillet chromosome 3, ARS-UI_Ramb_v3.0, whole genome shotgun sequence, the genomic segment TTGCCAGCATTTgctgttacatttttaaattgttgccAGTCTAATGGATACAAtggtattttgttttgatttgcatttcctaatgTCTGTCTTCACATATTTGTCATTCAGGTGTTTTCATCTGTGACTTTTTgtactttgcccattttttatctgggtgttttttttcttgctgatttTAGATTTTTGCATATGCCTTCAAATTAATCCTTCATTGGTTACATATATTGcacatatttgcttttcttttttgtccttttaCCAAACAAAAATTCTCAGCTTTGATGTACAGCATATACTTTCTATATACTTTCTTCTATAGACTATAGTTTTGTTAAACATAACTTGATCTTTTAAAATGGAGATTTATGTtaattttggttaatttttaatGTGGGAAACTTGCCTTAAAAAGACTTTGTTCTTTTCAGAGCCTCTGCTGTTAGTTTCAGTGTATTTACTGATCCTATTATCACAGAAaacataatttattcttttatgaatTATAAAGCACTCTGAACCAgaaatttcaaacaaaaatatGGTTGTAACTAAATTCTGCCATGTGACAAAAGCTGAAACATTAAGTACACAAGTACAAAGGTATCTGTAGACTCTAGTACATAAAAATATCCTTGCCCCCTTGTAGTCCAGCAATCCAGACCTTACATGCTCTTTAAAATATCAAAGCTGCGTTTCCACTTTCTTTATAAAATACTAAATCAAGATCTGGTTTTTTTCTCTGTGGGCCACATCTGTCAACATATATGTCTCATCAGACTGGTCCCTATTTCTTGTGTGTGGAGCTATGATATTTATCTGAGCCTTCTTTCCAGGAGTGTTTTTTCAAGGATAAGCATTAATATGACAGCTAAATACTCAAAAGTGTAATTCTTGGCTTTTTGTCAAGTATTGTTATATTATCAGTATCAAGCTTTGTATCCAGTAGTACTTACATGTGAGTACcagccttcattttttttaagatggaacTCAGGAaaccttgtctttctttttcttgagttcACTAGTGACATACACGTATACTCTAGTGACaactgatcaaaaaaaaaaaacttataccattatttttctgtttcatactgttttaagataaatttatttatgaaacTGACTCCAGTCTTTTGGAGAGACAGAATTGTTTCAACAAAACTGTTGAAAGAGACAGCATTATATGATCTAACTATATGATAGTAGGAATCCTACTAAGAGAAATATATTGACATTTGGTCCCTAGGGCATCCAAATTTTAAATCACAGTCAGTCTAGAAGCTAGGATAGGTCTTTTACTTTGTGAGCACAGCTACTTTATTTGAAATGAAagcatgagattaaaaaaattttctctccaatgtttaggttggtcacagcAGATGTAGCTTTTTACACTGGAAATCTTCAAGCCTTAAAAGGCCTTCAAGATTTGGACCTAAATATGGCCGAGATCTGGGAACAGAAAAGGTGATGACATACTGGAAAACTGGGTAGTTCATCTGACCAGGGGATGTGTGTTTATGATGGAAACATGGACGCCTGTGACTCAAGAACTGAATCTGGAGCCCACCGTGAACCGGGATTGGGGAAggggaaaaggagtgtgtcagtGTAGGGAAAGTGGGATTCAGTGGGATCTACAAGGAATGCCATTTGTGTGCTTCCTTCAGTGAGGAGTAACTGATCAGGTGTCTATaacatttttcattctctctggaaaCAGACTCAGGTTTCTTTGGACCAAATCCAAAAGAACACATAGCTGTAACACAGCTGTAGTTGACTAGAATGCTCTGtatactttatattaaaaaatgctttgcatttcttccagtgCAATGAAATTCATATGGTGTCCCACTTTATTTAATGATGgtacaatttaaaatattaaaatcttactCAACCTCTGTAGAAAGTTTTCTCTATGAAAGTAAAGctgtttgaaaaattatttttttacagatctttctataaaaaataaacatcttttgATTGCTTGGATTTAGgaattcagtttttgttttagtGACCAATGTTAAGTTTCAGGCTTTGTGTGTTGCAAATTTTATCTTCTTATCACCGCTCTATGTCAACTGCGTAAAGCCTTCCAGAATAGTCTAAATACTTGAAAGGCTAATCACAAGTAATAATTAAAGAGTAAGATTTTGGTGTTTATTTATGCAACTATTAATTTAAATACTTATCAGATGTGGTATATGAAAGCCTGCAGTTTAACAGctgtatttttataaaagtatctATGAAGGGTTGgggtgtttctttcctttttatttttaggggcaagaatacattttcatatattctgCCTAATTTTGAGTTCTCATTTTAACATTTAGATAACATTGAAGTATGCCCCCCGCCTCCTTGGGTTCTTGTTTGTAAGTTACTTTCAGTGTGTATATGAACAAAGACCAGGGATagatagaacttttaaaatataggcTGCTGTGTTGGGGCCAGAAATATAAGGTGATGAGTAAATTACTTAAATTAAAGACTTTTATAATACCTACCTTCaaaattagaattaaatgaaAGTGCCTGTGCCTCACTTCACACCAGGAATCTTGCCTAACCCTGTCAGAGTGCCTAACCTTGTGGTGATTATGTACAATGAAATAGTCTTATTTTGTGCTCTTTGGTTTTCTAAAAGGAaagcctgttttctttctttcctttatccttATTACAGAGGTATGTCATTGGTTCTTAAACTGTCTGTCTAAAATAAAGCTGTAAAAAATTACCAGACTTTAAAAGACAACTTTTTTTAATAGTATACAGTAAATTTTAAATAAGCAGCTTACTCAAAAACAAGCATGGAAGAACTGAAAAATGTAATCGATTCTTAGAGAAAAGCCAAAATTCAAACTGTCAGCAGACCTGGATTTGGAAGGTTATTCAAGAACATTTTCAGTGACAGCAAAGCAGCTTCAAGCAATGAAGCTTCAAGGAAAGGGAACTTTTTTATAAAGTTACGCCCTCACCCTGCTATACTAGAGAACAAGGATGTGAAAGAAATGCACTacctctgcccaccccacccccttcagCTGGGAAAAGAAATACCACTTTGTTTCAGTAAATGGAGAGTCTGTGGAAAGCATGGCAGGCATCCCAGTTTCAGAACTAGATGAAAGATATACCTTCAAGTTTAATTCCTATGGAAATAATGACGTGGTTAATTCTCAGAAATGTAAAAACTGGATTTGTTAGGTAACTGGCCAGTGAGTACTTATATATTCCAGGAGCAAATATTTCAATTGATAGAGTAAATCTTTCAACTGTTTGGCAAGAGTAAACCAAATTTTTTCTTCAGCATTTCATAAAGTTAGCATTGAAAAGTATGAGTGTACACATGTATTGCTTCACAGCTTTATTTTTGAAATCACAAGCAGTTCAAAATGACCATCACTGAGGCCTCTGTTAAAAGATTTTCCAGCAGAGCTGCCTCAGTTTTAAGATTAAACAATATTGCACTTTCAGATGAATTAACTTTCAGGATCTTCttccaaaaagaaaagtattGCTTCCATCTGTGCTTTTCTTAGACTAAAAGCATACTGCAGAAAactctactttaaaaattaacactGCAGGGTACAGTAACATAGAACAGTACCTGCCTATTTTATAATCTTAGAGGAACTTTTCATTGTGAGAAACTGTTTAGCCCATAATGAGTATAAAGTGTGtacagtatttttcatttcagtggtCCAAGATACGCAGGTTCCCAGATACAATCTTGTTCTCTAATACTGCTCCAGGTGGGATGTCAATTCGGTCACCGTGATTTGCGATGATGATAACCGTTCCCTAAGTGACAGAAAAAACAAGAGTAATTGCAACGGCAAGCTGAAATGCAGTTGATTTTCATACAGTTATCAAGTTTATGTAGAACTTCACTTACAATGGAGTAAGCATATTTATAAGcaatatgaaatatgaaaaacaaatggcCTGTTAAAGGAAACTGTAATGTGTCCTGTCACAGCGCTGGCAGTAGTTCTGGTACCATCTCTGATAAGGAGGCAAGGAATCTAGGAGTGGGAAGTGGACCAGTGCCACAGCATGACTGGCCCTTTCAAAGAACTACTTGCAAGGCCACCAGCATTATCTGCCTTCAGAAACTACACGGTGCTTGGTTTTTATCTACatacaggtttgtttgtttttttaaagaacagttttATGATTCATATTTAAGTAACACTGTTTAGATAAGGCAGTATCAGCAATaattatatatatctttttgttttttcaagatcTTTAAGTCACTTTAATAAGAACACATGAAATCTaggtatgaaattaaaaaaatacttgattAGGAAAAAAGTGTTGTATCTTTGGTTCTGAACTTGAATATTCACACCCATAGTCCTTCCTATTCCTTATGCTAGGCTGGAATGATACTCAAAGTACTCAAGCACTGTAGTAATGTGAACGAACATCTTCATACTGATGACATTTTACTTTAACAGGAATAGATTATAATCAGTATAAATGgagttgttatttttttctactttcaaaTAGTCATCTTTAGTGAATGCTAATTTATCAGTGATTCAATTTTAAAGACtgtcatatttcaataaaatagtaCCAATTCAATTATTTAATAGTGTTTGCTTTCCATTTGAATGCTATGTTCCACAGAATTCCTATACACAACAATTATGATTATATTTTGACTATGTTGTATGTCTATGGATGACAGTATTAATACTAAATATTGAAGGAAgctatttcattttgaaaatgcatATCTTATAAGTGTTGTATGTCTATGGATGACAGTATTAATACTAAATAATGAAGTAAgctatttcattttgaaaatgcatATCTTATAAGCAATCTGGTACAGAGTAAGaaatattccttaaaataaaGGTAAATTTAGGACTAGAGGATGAAACCTGTCTTACAAAACTATAAGAACTATAATTTTCATCATAACACACCTTTAATGAAACATTCTTGCCAAATGTCACATCTCCTGAAACTGTGAGGTGATCCAGTTCAAGCATATCTGGTATACTTTCAAATCTTCTTAGATAATCCTGAAcctgaaagaaaaatggaaacataaaaatTGTTTCAAAAATCGGTTAACAGAAAAACAGGGATTAAATTAACAAGGTTTACAGTTCAAGTTTAACATTCTGTTTATGGCCAAGCTCAGGCCTTTTATGGGAAGAACCCTATTTATTAAGGACTCATTATGTGAGTAGTGAGAGCTTATATAGCCTGTGTAGTAGAGACCAGGAGGTAAACTTTGTCCCCACAATCAAGTGTTTATGCTACAGCTGAGTAGATTGGACATTAAAATAGTAGTAAGTAAAAAATAACCACCATGCTAAAAGCCAGGTGAGTGGTTCACATAATCTGGAGTTAGTTGGAAAAGAGATCATCATGGTTTGAAGCAAGCTAGACTGGAGCTGGGCTTTATGAAATGGGTAGGATTAACAAGAAATGGAATACAGTTCTGGAAGAACACCAACACAAAGTATCAAGATCACTATCTTTGCCTCTTACTTCCTTAGATTTACTGGCACTAGAAATTGTCCTCTATGGCCTTGTTTCCTATTTTGCTGAGAAGCACAAAAGCAACAGGAAAATTTACACTGGCCTTTACCACTACCACCCACTTGCTCTGGAGTTACCTGTCTCTCCTAGTTCTGGGGTCAGACCATTTCTATTTCAACTTAAGACTAACCCTTCTTATGGTTACTGCCCAAAGATACTGTGAAGCAAtgctcctttctccctcttcagTGCTCCTTCCCTCTTGATTCTATCAGTTTGCatcaatgtgtgaaagtgaagtcgctcagtcctgtccgactctttgtgaccccatgggcggtagcctgcaggcttctccgtccatgggattttccaggcaagagtactggagtgggttgccattatagaACATGCTACAAATTCTCCCAACTTAAAAACAGAACTCGAAAACCTTATATCCCTCTCTACCTATAgactcatttttatgtttttctttaaggCAAAACTCTTGAATAAGTTTTCGCATTCagtatcttcaatttcttttctattctctCTTAAATCCATGCCAGTCAGGCTCCAGAACCTCTATACTGTTACAGCAAATTTTGAGTTCTCACTCATCATCCTTGAGTTGGCCACAGCACTTGACTACAAATGACCAGTTCCTCTCTCgtgaaacattttcttcatttggctTCAGGCCACACACAGTCATGGTTTTCTACCCAGTTCTTCATCTGCAGCTCTGCAGTCACCTTTGCTGCTTCCTCCACCATATCCGCATCCTCCAGCCTTGGCGTTCCTCAGGGCTCAGTTCTTGACTCCCTACCACGCCATTAACTCCCTCAGTGATCCTTATGGTTTTAAATACCCAGTTATAAACTGACAACTCTCAAATTTACcttgtttctagatttttcctCTGACCTCCAGACTCATATATTCAGCTTCTCCATTTGAAAGTCCAAGTACACTATCTCCAAAATCTAACTGTCCATTATGCTCCCCCTAAACCTGCTCTATCCAAGCTTTCCACACCCTCAGTAAAAGACAACTCCACATTTCCAGTCACACAGGCCAAAAACCTTAGAGCCATCTGTACTATTCTCTTTTACCCTCCTACCCAGTAAATCCTGTAGGtacaaattacaaaatatttcataatgttAACGTTTTTCACTATTTCCCCTGCAGCCTCCCTGCTCCAAGCCAGAATTCCAGTGACAGCCTATTCCCGGGTCTCCCTGATTCTACCCTTGCTCACCAGGTTGGTCACTTCATCCCTTCATTGACTTTCTCCAATGGCTTCTCAACCCCGAGAAGAAAAAAGCCACACTCCCAATACTCAATTACAAGGTTCTACACAATCTGGCCTGTTATGTCTTTGACCATCTATCTCCCACCCCCATTGCTCACTTGCTCACTGTGCTTTAGGAACCCTAAAACATGTTCTTCCTCAGAGCAACTAGCCATTGCCCTCTCAACCCCTGTTCTCAAACTGAGACAGCCTAAAGTTCTTATCTCTTGCAGGGTATGGAAGAGGCTAGAAAgagtgggagggaaggaagggaagatgaGGTTAGGTGGAAAATGGAAATTCCATCTCAGGATCTGGGAAGATGGCGGGTCCATGTAGCACCATGATTTTCCCAGCCTGAGCAGGCAGATGAGGGAGGCACCAAAGACAGGGAGACTTCTAAAATGCATGATGCTGTCCTGGAAATTCCAACCTGGCCACAGGACCCAGAATCACAGCCCAGGAATGTATAAGGGCAGTGCAGATATCCGAACCAGGTGACACTAAGCTACAAGCAGGACTAGAATAGACTTGGATGGCATAGGCCACACAAACGCTAAACCCTGTCACTTCATTAGCCTCACAGCATTTTATGTGATTacatttttttggattccacttAACACATCAGAGTCAGGTTTTACTATGCTTGCTATTCCTCTTGCTTAGAATATGCCCCGGATACCTGCAGATAAACCTCTGAGGCCACCCAATGTAAaatgtcaccaccaccaccacgcccACACGTTCCCCACTCCTTTATTTAGCATTTGCCACCTCTTGGCATATTATACGTTTGACTTACTTGCTTCTTACCCCACTAGAATATCCAGGAAGGCTAAGATTTTAGCCTGTTTTATTTACTGCTAAATACCTAGAACACTGCCTTGCACATGGCAGAGGCTCAATAGGTTTTGTTAAATCAGAATTAACATTCTCTCACTGATGAAAGCAGTAATGGTCTTAGATAAGACATAAGATATAATATcttaaaatggaaacattcttTACTGCTCTATACAGCAAGCAGTTAAAAAGTGAGTTACATCTTCCTCTTCTATGGTTGATTAAAAGATATCAGAGTTGGAGGAATATAATAGATTAGCAGCAAAGACTGTAATCAGACTCCACGTGTGTATCCTATCTTTCTAATTACAcatgaagaaatacaaattcaCATGTATATCATATTTATAATTACATACCTTTGTGAAAGAACTGCCTAATTTAACCAAGGGCACTGTAGGAAATTCCCGCTTTTCACTCATTGTCAAAGATCCTGCATTAAGGCTATAGAGGTTTGACATCACAAGCAAGAGATCTGACGTGGTTTTGACAGGCAGAAAACGGCTTCTAGGAACATTAATACCTAGAGAGTTCTCAAAACTTTTAATGGCAGCCCCTACTGCAGTCTCTAACTGAATGACATTCAGGCCTCCATCCAAAGTCTGTAAGAAAGGGAACAGGAGAAAGAAACAGGTTTTAGTAACTTGGTTCTATATGGGCTAGTTATCTGGGGAGTGGTTTCAGAGATCCACTGAAGGAAACAAATTTTGAGAGCTGATATCTCTGAAGCACTGGGAGGTGCTTAGACATATGTGatctttttcagcatcataaCTCTCTGGTTCAGtaacatttccattttacaataaAGAGCTGAAGGTTCAGAAAACCCATGCAGATGACTGGGGCCAAGAGGCCTCTAAGTACCAGAGCATCAAGACTGAGGTAGATCCTCTACTTTGGGCCCCAGTGCTCTTGCTGCTACCACAGCCCAGGGTCAAGTAAGGACACCACAGACTGCTTGGCAAACTAAGGGATGGGTGTCGACTCAAGGAGAGGGCCAGGAATGGAAGAAACTAACTAGGCCAAAGGGAGTGACCCAGGGACTAGATGGGCCAGAGGCAGTGGACAGTGagtctgtgtgtggtgtgctgTGACTGCAACCAGGGAGCCCAGTGGTCTGCAACTTTGGCTTACCTTTGGATTTACAATGATTTCCATGTCAATAGCATTCTGCTCCTGCAGTCTTTTAACTGCAGCAAGAGAGATCCATAGGTTGtttgtgttaaatattttgaattttgatacAGATTTGAACTCATCAACATGCGCTTTTGGCACTTGAGCAATTTCCACCAGTCTCAGTTTGCCTTCATACTGAGTGAGTGTCCCACCCTAGAAAGGCAGAGAAGAGTGAATGCTTCCACATCGCTCCCAATTATAACCAAACCACATTGTTTACAGTCTATGAATGATACAGAAAAGTCACTGATGACAAAATCCCCCAGAAATAAAAGGCAATGGCAGTGATTTGATCTGGGATACAAAGTAACATATGTATGAAAGTAGAACCAAAGGAAATAATTCAGGTTGTCAGTTGTTTTGTACTCCCTCTTGTCCATAACAGAAGTCCTGGGGGTACCTCAGCGTTCTCCTTACTTTCCAAACAACTGTTCCAGAAACAGACATTCCTCTTATTCTCAAACCACTGTCCATCACCGAACGACCAATCCTGCCACCTCAGACCCTGCTCTGACTGCGTCTGGGATGAGGGGAGTAAAGTCAAGACAGAGGCACAAGTGGAAGAGAAGAGATTTCAGAGTGGCCTTAGCCTAGAGGCCGTGAGGTGCAGGAAAAGGGGAATGTTCACTCGTGTGTGAGGGGGACATCTGCAAGAGAAACGGAACCCAGCCCAAGGACCAGCCATGGTATCACACACTGCCCACTTTTCTCACGCCCTGGAGCTAAGTGAAAAACCTTGTGTGCTATTCGATCAAAGGCCAAATATCATCATCACTAAACATGCAAGAGGAAAAAACTAACTTTTGCTTTGTATAAAACTGCTCTTTTTGGTTTATAACAAAAGATATTACAGTGATAAAACATATACAGAGAGAAATACATACTGTAGAAATAGAAGTAAATTTCCAttaaaagaacaattaaaaacaCTTAAGCATCCAACTAGAATATTAATGGTTGGAACAGTGTTTTCACATATGTTTCAGATAATCCTATAAATATGTGTGGAATTGTTTTTTAGTTAAAATTGCCCATATAGattgtttgaaaagaaaaatgattttactACTATTAAATCTGGATGTATATTACACACTGTTATATCAGATAGAACTCAAGATACTCTAGAACACTATCCCACTCTAGCTTACAGTGATGTTATCAAGTTTCTAAGCTTAGAAACTTTTCAATAAAGAATTGCAACTATGAAATGTGAAGATGTAAATCCCCAAACTGCTTCCTCTCAGTATTTACCTTTACATCCGCTCGGGTTTTATTTGTGACTTCCATGACAAATTCACAAGGTTTTCCATTGGGTGGGTTCATGAGATGATTAAGAATATAAAGATCCACTGTGGCACCCAGATTATCTATGTTGGacacaaaaatatattctttgcCTTCTCCTATAAAGGTGTCGAGCAAACCAGAGTTGTAGAAACTGGCATAAATATCTCCATGACCCGGAGGATACCAAGCTTCTGTATTTTCCCCTGAGTATGATACATTCTTTGCTACAGGCAGTAATGATTCTTTATTAATCCTTGGGTaccttaagaaaacaaaatttctttttcagtatcAACTCTGTAGAGTATTCCAGATGTTCGAGTAAAAAACAATGcatgtaaagttaaataaaatttcccTCCTTTTAAATCCATCATAGTAATTTAATCATAAGTCAATCTATTTAAGAAAATCTCTCATTATCTGTGTTGACCAAAAAACCAGCTTCCTACATAGTGATATTTGCTGCAAAAAAGAATTATTCCATGGTCATTCAGATGGGAAGACACcccatatttttaagatattcatATGTTTTATGACTCttcaaaaggaaagacatattaagtaaattttctcaaaCTTATTTGGTGGTGAGGTTGttcttttccttgaaaaaaaaggaaatgctctCTATTTGGGAAATACTGTCCATTCTTACCAATAGATATATTCAGGGGTGGTTCTCTTCCTTTCCCAGAAAATCAACAGCAGGTTGGTACTCAGGGATGTCTGCTTCTTACCACTTTTGAGAACCAAaatctcaggcagattctctttTAAGAAGTTCAAGTTACATACCCACAGAGTGATTATAACTGCCACGTATCTGTTAACTAATGTTTAGCCTTTAAAGGCATTTAAACACCTGTAGACAGTTTGGCACATGTACATCTTGAGGCTGCTCtgtttaaacaaaacaaagaagtcCTCCTTTCTGGAAGTAACATCCCACAGAGTTAATTCTTTTACTCCTTGTACCTGCTTTGATTAAACGTGTAGATTTTCACACGACAGTGATTATACTTCTGTAGTATTTTTTTGGTATCTTCATCCGTGTTAAAAGAGTTCATTAGAACAAGAGGAACATCAGTATCGTAGGTTTTGTTCAAGTGCTAGGGAGGAAAACAACAATCAGGTCACTCAGACTTACTATTCTTTTGTTTCAAAGTATAAAATTAACTCTCAATGGTTGATCACAAAATGTTCATATCATCTATAACAGCAGAATATATAGACTTGAAATAAACTATAACTGGCATCTTCACCATGTACTTGCTCATTACATCCCAATCCTGTGAGACAGGAACTACTGCCTCCATTTCATGGATGgctaaactgaggcccagagaagcagcaggtcagtggcagagccaggacacccctcccagcccccagagTCCAACTCTGGGGCTGTGTGCCAAGCCACAGTGCCCTGTGGCCTCACTGGATGGGCAAATACAGACTACATATTTACTCTGTGTCCAAAGTACTGTGGGAACGAAAGTACAAATGTTACAAAGACGTCTCCCTATTCTCAGGAATCATGTGAAGGACTGTGAATAATAGCCTAACTGATATCTTTTCTATCTCTAGGAAGAGCTAAGAGGCAGCACAAAGTGAGGAGAAAATACAATCTTAGAAGTCAGACTGCTCTGTGTTCACTGTTTGATTCTGCACTTACTAACTAGCTAGGGAGGCCTGGGCATAAATCAACCTCTCtgtgtcttggtttcctcatctgtaaaatggttatGATAACAGTGCTTATCTTACAGAGTTGTTGAGAGGAGCAAATGAGTCAATTCATGTAAAGAGCTCAGAATGATACTTAGTAAGTGCTGGATAaatgttagctgctgctgctgctgctgctgctgctgctaagttgcttcagtcgtgtctgactctgtgcgactccacagacagcagcccaccaggctcctgcatccctgggattctccaggcaagaacactggagtgggttgccattgccttctccttagctgctgctactgctattaTAATGATTGCTGGCACTGTATGAGAAACTAGGGATATAGAGATGAAAAAGACAGGGGCCACTGCCTGTTAAGAGCTTATGGTCTATGACTAAGGACTTTATGATTTATGTAAAAGAGAAGTCAGTGACAGTTCTTAGCATCCACGGTACCCAGCCAGATACATGAAATTCTCCCCAGCCTCCAAAAGGGGGCTAATAAAGTCAGATCATCCCAGCTCTGATGAAGGCTACCCCTAgagagaaggaggggagagaggcagggagatcAAAGGAGAATCTGAAGAGACCCAGAGATTCCAGCACCACAAACGCTATTTAAAGATCAAAAGCTTTCACATCACTCTAAGGATTTGCTTTTAGGAACACCAAACCTTTTTTAACACACTAATAAAGAGACTAAAGATAGCATGCTCCTTGACTAGCTCAAATCCTCATCTGTTATTTTCTAAGGTAACATTTACAGTAACCTGAAAACTGAAAATCATTTTGGTAGCTCATGAGAAAGGCTCAACGTTCCAACTCACTTCGATTTGCTGAACGGTCAGATCCAGAAAGGTATTCTCGTTCCTCACGCCAATCAGACTCTTTGGGCCTTTGCAGCCCATGCTGGTTCCCAAACCGCCATTGAGTTTCACCACCACCAGCTTGTTCAGCACAGAGGATACATTATCAGGTAAGCCCCTGGCCTTTATCTTCTCATAGGGCTGaatctgaaaaattttttaaagttgttaagAGGTTAAACCAAATCAACACCAAGGTTATTTCCATGCTTCCTTGAAGAGGTTTGCTTTTTCTGTAGAGTTTCAGCTACATTTTCT encodes:
- the UGP2 gene encoding UTP--glucose-1-phosphate uridylyltransferase isoform X3, with translation MSQDGASQFQEVIRQELELSVKKELEKILTTAPSHEFEHTKKDLDGFRKLFHRFLQEKGPSVDWGKIQRPPEDSIQPYEKIKARGLPDNVSSVLNKLVVVKLNGGLGTSMGCKGPKSLIGVRNENTFLDLTVQQIEHLNKTYDTDVPLVLMNSFNTDEDTKKILQKYNHCRVKIYTFNQSRYPRINKESLLPVAKNVSYSGENTEAWYPPGHGDIYASFYNSGLLDTFIGEGKEYIFVSNIDNLGATVDLYILNHLMNPPNGKPCEFVMEVTNKTRADVKGGTLTQYEGKLRLVEIAQVPKAHVDEFKSVSKFKIFNTNNLWISLAAVKRLQEQNAIDMEIIVNPKTLDGGLNVIQLETAVGAAIKSFENSLGINVPRSRFLPVKTTSDLLLVMSNLYSLNAGSLTMSEKREFPTVPLVKLGSSFTKVQDYLRRFESIPDMLELDHLTVSGDVTFGKNVSLKVCYDENYSSYSFVRQVSSSSPKFTFILRNISYSVPDCL
- the UGP2 gene encoding UTP--glucose-1-phosphate uridylyltransferase isoform X4; the encoded protein is MSQDGASQFQEVIRQELELSVKKELEKILTTAPSHEFEHTKKDLDGFRKLFHRFLQEKGPSVDWGKIQRPPEDSIQPYEKIKARGLPDNVSSVLNKLVVVKLNGGLGTSMGCKGPKSLIGVRNENTFLDLTVQQIEHLNKTYDTDVPLVLMNSFNTDEDTKKILQKYNHCRVKIYTFNQSRYPRINKESLLPVAKNVSYSGENTEAWYPPGHGDIYASFYNSGLLDTFIGEGKEYIFVSNIDNLGATVDLYILNHLMNPPNGKPCEFVMEVTNKTRADVKGGTLTQYEGKLRLVEIAQVPKAHVDEFKSVSKFKIFNTNNLWISLAAVKRLQEQNAIDMEIIVNPKTLDGGLNVIQLETAVGAAIKSFENSLGINVPRSRFLPVKTTSDLLLVMSNLYSLNAGSLTMSEKREFPTVPLVKLGSSFTKVQDYLRRFESIPDMLELDHLTVSGDVTFGKNVSLKGTVIIIANHGDRIDIPPGAVLENKIVSGNLRILDH
- the UGP2 gene encoding UTP--glucose-1-phosphate uridylyltransferase isoform X1 gives rise to the protein MSRFVQDLSKAMSQDGASQFQEVIRQELELSVKKELEKILTTAPSHEFEHTKKDLDGFRKLFHRFLQEKGPSVDWGKIQRPPEDSIQPYEKIKARGLPDNVSSVLNKLVVVKLNGGLGTSMGCKGPKSLIGVRNENTFLDLTVQQIEHLNKTYDTDVPLVLMNSFNTDEDTKKILQKYNHCRVKIYTFNQSRYPRINKESLLPVAKNVSYSGENTEAWYPPGHGDIYASFYNSGLLDTFIGEGKEYIFVSNIDNLGATVDLYILNHLMNPPNGKPCEFVMEVTNKTRADVKGGTLTQYEGKLRLVEIAQVPKAHVDEFKSVSKFKIFNTNNLWISLAAVKRLQEQNAIDMEIIVNPKTLDGGLNVIQLETAVGAAIKSFENSLGINVPRSRFLPVKTTSDLLLVMSNLYSLNAGSLTMSEKREFPTVPLVKLGSSFTKVQDYLRRFESIPDMLELDHLTVSGDVTFGKNVSLKVCYDENYSSYSFVRQVSSSSPKFTFILRNISYSVPDCL
- the UGP2 gene encoding UTP--glucose-1-phosphate uridylyltransferase isoform X2; translated protein: MSRFVQDLSKAMSQDGASQFQEVIRQELELSVKKELEKILTTAPSHEFEHTKKDLDGFRKLFHRFLQEKGPSVDWGKIQRPPEDSIQPYEKIKARGLPDNVSSVLNKLVVVKLNGGLGTSMGCKGPKSLIGVRNENTFLDLTVQQIEHLNKTYDTDVPLVLMNSFNTDEDTKKILQKYNHCRVKIYTFNQSRYPRINKESLLPVAKNVSYSGENTEAWYPPGHGDIYASFYNSGLLDTFIGEGKEYIFVSNIDNLGATVDLYILNHLMNPPNGKPCEFVMEVTNKTRADVKGGTLTQYEGKLRLVEIAQVPKAHVDEFKSVSKFKIFNTNNLWISLAAVKRLQEQNAIDMEIIVNPKTLDGGLNVIQLETAVGAAIKSFENSLGINVPRSRFLPVKTTSDLLLVMSNLYSLNAGSLTMSEKREFPTVPLVKLGSSFTKVQDYLRRFESIPDMLELDHLTVSGDVTFGKNVSLKGTVIIIANHGDRIDIPPGAVLENKIVSGNLRILDH